In one window of Azospirillaceae bacterium DNA:
- the thrC gene encoding threonine synthase, giving the protein MRYISTRGMAPALPFLDVLLTGLARDGGLYVPEAWPCLSPADLRALAGRPYDEVAVAVTAPFVGGAIAPDLFRSMVRDAYAGFRHAAVAPLVQTDSSTWLMELFHGPTLAFKDVAMQLLGRLFDHALAQRGERVTIVGATSGDTGAAAMEAFRDRAHLDVFILFPQGRVSEVQRRQMTTVDAPNVHAIAVDGTFDDCQDLVKAMFNDAAFRDELALSAVNSINWARVLAQTVYYVAASLALGGPDRPVRFVVPTGNFGNVYAGHAARAMGIPLDRFVVASNANDILARFLETGAMEVRGVVPTLSPSMDIQISSNAERLLFELMDRDGAALGRWMQDFRRTGRGSLAPAQADAVRATFAGCRTDDAETTRVIAQTYASTGMVVDPHTAVGLSAAARVPGDPAVPTVVLSTAHPAKFPDAVERAIGRRPALPDALSDLYERKERVTLLPNDLGAVQAHVRAHSRFRTASIGGTV; this is encoded by the coding sequence GTGCGCTACATCAGCACCCGTGGCATGGCGCCGGCCCTGCCGTTCCTCGATGTCCTGCTGACCGGCCTCGCACGCGACGGTGGTCTTTATGTGCCGGAGGCGTGGCCGTGCCTGTCGCCGGCCGACCTGCGCGCGCTGGCCGGCCGTCCCTATGACGAGGTCGCGGTCGCGGTGACGGCTCCGTTCGTCGGCGGGGCGATTGCGCCCGACCTGTTCCGGTCGATGGTCCGCGATGCCTACGCCGGCTTCCGGCATGCGGCCGTGGCCCCCCTGGTCCAGACCGACTCGTCCACATGGCTGATGGAGCTGTTCCACGGGCCGACGCTGGCCTTCAAGGATGTGGCGATGCAGCTCCTGGGCCGGCTGTTCGACCACGCGCTGGCGCAGCGTGGGGAGCGCGTGACCATCGTCGGGGCCACGTCGGGCGACACCGGGGCGGCCGCGATGGAGGCTTTCCGCGACCGCGCGCACCTGGATGTCTTCATCCTCTTCCCGCAGGGCCGCGTGTCCGAGGTTCAGCGGCGGCAGATGACCACGGTGGACGCCCCCAACGTCCATGCCATCGCCGTCGATGGCACGTTCGACGATTGCCAGGACCTGGTGAAGGCGATGTTCAACGACGCCGCCTTCCGGGACGAGCTGGCCCTGTCGGCGGTGAATTCGATCAACTGGGCCCGCGTGCTGGCCCAGACCGTCTACTATGTCGCCGCATCCCTTGCGCTGGGCGGACCGGACCGGCCGGTGCGCTTCGTGGTGCCGACCGGCAATTTCGGCAACGTCTACGCCGGCCATGCGGCGCGGGCGATGGGGATTCCCTTGGACCGGTTCGTCGTCGCCTCCAATGCGAACGACATCCTGGCCCGGTTCCTCGAAACCGGGGCCATGGAGGTGCGCGGGGTCGTTCCCACGCTGAGCCCCAGCATGGACATCCAGATTTCCAGCAACGCCGAACGGCTGCTGTTCGAGTTGATGGACCGGGACGGTGCCGCGCTCGGCCGCTGGATGCAGGACTTCCGCAGGACCGGGCGTGGTTCCTTGGCCCCGGCCCAGGCCGATGCCGTCCGCGCCACGTTCGCCGGCTGCCGCACCGACGACGCCGAGACCACGCGGGTGATCGCCCAAACCTATGCCAGCACGGGCATGGTGGTCGATCCCCACACCGCGGTCGGACTGTCCGCGGCTGCGCGGGTGCCGGGCGATCCGGCGGTGCCGACCGTCGTGCTGTCCACCGCCCACCCCGCCAAATTCCCCGATGCCGTCGAACGCGCCATCGGCCGGCGGCCGGCATTGCCCGACGCGTTGTCGGATCTTTACGAACGAAAGGAACGGGTGACCCTGTTGCCGAATGATCTTGGGGCCGTTCAGGCCCATGTCCGCGCACATTCCAGGTTCCGCACCGCGTCCATCGGGGGAACGGTATGA
- a CDS encoding protein-disulfide reductase DsbD domain-containing protein: MLCLVWALTGGGPVGPGMALAAESAWARGGKAEARLVAAVDGAGDLSAVPLGLEIRMSPGWKTYWRSPGDAGLPPRLDWTGSANLEGATLRYPAPHRFTLFGLETVGYSGEVLFPLTVQPERPGGALDLRLGLDLLVCDDTLCIPDRLDLALSLPAGPAGPDADAANRIARAQAQVPGDGTAHGLSVRAVGTGSGPRSQPELVVRAAAREPFVDPDLFIEPPGGQRIAFGAPRLAFSRDGREATIRVPVTEAPADLRLEGLPVVLTLVDGARSAEVRATVGPAGSVVGPLGAADVAGPALWLAMLATAFLGGLVLNLMPCVLPVLSLKLLSVVSHAGEARRGVRIGFLASAAGVLFSFWVLAAGLVALKAAGAVVGWGIQFQQPLFLVLMVAVVTLFACNLWGLFEVPLPRALADAAAGRGAHAGQGTPSPAGHFATGALATLLATPCSAPFVGTAIGFALARGPLEVVSIFTALGLGLALPYLTVAAAPGLVRHLPRPGRWTIVLRRVLGGLLGLTAVWLLSVLAAQVGPVAAVAVGGLMVAFAAVLLVRRRTGGGLRAATAAAAAVVLLAAFGAPAALDHASGPVPHGGEGGGEGRGSVPGPQWMPFARPAIVAEVAAGRVVFVDVTADWCVTCQVNKRLVLGRAAVAAALEDEGVVPMRADWTRPDPAIAVYLQERGRYGIPFNAVYGPGAPDGIVLPELLTEGAVLDALARAGGPAGG, encoded by the coding sequence GTGCTTTGCCTCGTGTGGGCGCTGACGGGCGGCGGGCCGGTCGGTCCAGGCATGGCCCTGGCGGCCGAAAGCGCGTGGGCGCGCGGCGGCAAGGCCGAAGCGCGCCTTGTGGCGGCCGTGGACGGTGCCGGCGACCTGTCGGCGGTGCCGCTGGGGCTTGAGATCCGGATGTCGCCGGGCTGGAAGACCTATTGGCGCAGCCCTGGGGACGCCGGTCTGCCGCCCCGTCTGGATTGGACCGGTTCCGCCAACCTGGAAGGCGCCACGCTGCGATATCCCGCACCGCACCGGTTCACGTTGTTCGGGCTGGAAACGGTGGGCTACTCCGGCGAGGTGCTGTTTCCCCTGACCGTCCAACCGGAGCGGCCGGGCGGCGCGCTGGATCTTCGTCTCGGCCTGGATCTGCTGGTCTGCGACGACACCCTTTGCATCCCCGATCGGCTGGATCTGGCGCTGTCCCTTCCGGCCGGCCCGGCCGGCCCCGACGCCGACGCCGCCAACCGCATCGCCCGCGCGCAGGCGCAGGTGCCCGGCGACGGCACCGCCCACGGCCTGTCGGTGCGGGCGGTGGGGACCGGAAGCGGTCCGCGGAGCCAGCCGGAACTGGTGGTCCGGGCGGCGGCGCGCGAGCCCTTCGTCGATCCCGACCTGTTCATCGAGCCGCCCGGCGGCCAGCGAATCGCGTTCGGGGCGCCGCGGCTGGCGTTTTCCCGCGACGGCCGCGAGGCCACCATCCGCGTGCCCGTGACCGAGGCGCCCGCCGACCTGCGCCTGGAGGGGCTGCCGGTCGTCCTGACCCTTGTCGACGGTGCCAGGTCTGCGGAAGTGCGGGCCACCGTCGGGCCGGCTGGTTCGGTGGTCGGACCGTTGGGGGCCGCGGACGTGGCCGGGCCGGCTCTCTGGCTTGCAATGCTGGCCACGGCCTTCCTGGGCGGCCTGGTGCTGAACCTGATGCCCTGTGTCCTGCCGGTGCTGTCGCTGAAGCTCCTGTCCGTCGTGTCCCATGCCGGCGAGGCCCGGCGCGGGGTGCGCATCGGGTTCCTGGCGTCGGCCGCGGGCGTCCTGTTCTCGTTCTGGGTCTTGGCCGCCGGTTTGGTCGCGTTGAAGGCGGCCGGGGCGGTGGTCGGCTGGGGCATCCAGTTCCAACAGCCGCTGTTCCTGGTGCTCATGGTGGCTGTGGTCACGCTGTTCGCGTGCAACCTGTGGGGCCTGTTCGAAGTGCCGTTGCCTCGCGCGCTGGCCGATGCGGCCGCGGGCCGGGGCGCGCATGCCGGGCAAGGGACGCCGTCGCCGGCCGGCCATTTCGCCACGGGGGCGTTGGCCACCCTGCTGGCCACACCCTGTTCCGCCCCCTTCGTCGGCACCGCCATCGGCTTTGCCCTGGCCCGCGGCCCTCTGGAGGTGGTGTCCATCTTCACCGCGCTCGGGCTGGGCCTGGCGCTGCCCTATCTGACCGTTGCCGCCGCTCCTGGTCTGGTCCGGCACCTGCCACGGCCGGGTCGCTGGACGATCGTCCTGCGCCGGGTGCTGGGCGGGCTTCTGGGCCTGACCGCGGTGTGGCTGTTGTCGGTCCTGGCGGCGCAGGTGGGGCCGGTCGCGGCGGTGGCGGTTGGTGGCCTGATGGTCGCGTTCGCCGCCGTGCTGCTGGTCCGGCGCCGGACCGGCGGCGGCCTGCGCGCCGCGACTGCGGCGGCGGCGGCTGTCGTCCTGCTCGCCGCCTTCGGGGCGCCGGCGGCCCTGGACCATGCCTCCGGCCCGGTCCCGCATGGGGGCGAAGGGGGGGGCGAAGGGCGCGGTTCGGTCCCGGGGCCGCAGTGGATGCCATTCGCCCGGCCGGCCATCGTTGCCGAGGTGGCGGCCGGCCGCGTGGTCTTCGTGGACGTGACGGCGGATTGGTGCGTCACCTGCCAGGTGAACAAGCGGCTGGTCCTGGGGCGCGCGGCTGTGGCCGCCGCACTGGAAGACGAGGGCGTCGTCCCGATGCGGGCGGACTGGACACGGCCCGACCCGGCCATTGCCGTCTACCTGCAGGAGCGGGGGCGCTACGGCATCCCCTTCAACGCGGTTTACGGCCCCGGCGCGCCGGACGGCATCGTGCTGCCCGAACTGCTGACCGAAGGGGCTGTCCTGGACGCACTGGCCCGGGCCGGCGGCCCGGCCGGTGGGTGA
- a CDS encoding MFS transporter encodes MSGTIPPADAPAEPPAEPLREAPHSRGRVVTILGIGQILAWGSTYYLPAVLAPAMAADTGWPLAWIVGGFSLALLAGGLMAASVGRWIERFGGRPVLAAGTGLIVVGLAGLAWSPSLPVYIAAWLVTGLGMAAGLYDAAFSTLGRLYGRDARSAITNLTLFGGFASTVCWPLSAVMLDAFGWRGVCLGYAAVHLAVVLPAYLCALPREPAHRPVSGATRDDDGARPHPGLFVLVAAGLTLGSAISSVVSVHLLTILQARDIALAAAVALGAVVGPSQVAARMVEKLAGERYHPVWTVIVSNLLVTAGLGLLFAGLPLLSACLVLYGAGIGIKSIARGTLPLALFGPRGYAETMGRLAMPNLIVQAASPSIGALLLEGVGADGTLAALTAASAVTVALSLALLPAVYGRAFARG; translated from the coding sequence ATGTCCGGGACCATTCCGCCTGCCGATGCGCCTGCCGAACCACCCGCCGAACCATTGCGGGAGGCGCCCCATTCCAGGGGGCGGGTGGTTACGATCCTGGGCATCGGCCAGATCCTGGCCTGGGGCTCGACGTACTATCTGCCGGCCGTGCTGGCACCGGCGATGGCGGCCGACACGGGTTGGCCGCTGGCGTGGATCGTCGGCGGGTTCTCGCTGGCCCTGCTGGCCGGTGGCCTGATGGCGGCGTCGGTGGGCCGGTGGATCGAACGGTTCGGTGGCCGTCCGGTCCTGGCCGCCGGCACCGGCCTGATCGTCGTGGGGCTCGCCGGCCTGGCCTGGTCGCCCTCCCTGCCCGTCTACATCGCGGCTTGGCTGGTGACCGGCCTGGGCATGGCCGCCGGGCTTTACGACGCCGCATTCTCGACGCTGGGACGCCTCTACGGCCGGGACGCGCGGTCGGCGATCACCAACCTGACCTTGTTCGGCGGGTTCGCCAGCACCGTGTGCTGGCCGCTCAGTGCCGTGATGCTCGACGCGTTCGGATGGCGGGGGGTTTGCCTCGGCTATGCGGCTGTTCATCTCGCCGTGGTGCTGCCGGCCTATCTGTGCGCCCTGCCCCGCGAACCGGCGCACCGGCCGGTCTCGGGGGCGACGCGGGACGACGACGGGGCGCGACCGCACCCCGGCCTGTTCGTCCTGGTCGCCGCCGGCCTGACCCTCGGCTCGGCCATATCGTCGGTCGTCTCCGTCCACCTGCTGACGATCCTGCAGGCCCGCGACATCGCCCTTGCGGCCGCCGTGGCCTTGGGCGCGGTGGTCGGGCCGTCGCAGGTGGCGGCCCGCATGGTCGAAAAGCTGGCGGGCGAACGCTACCATCCCGTCTGGACGGTCATCGTCTCCAACCTTCTGGTCACCGCCGGGCTGGGATTGCTGTTCGCCGGCCTGCCGCTGCTGTCGGCCTGTCTGGTGCTCTACGGGGCCGGGATCGGGATCAAGTCGATCGCCCGCGGAACGCTGCCATTGGCCCTGTTCGGCCCCCGCGGATACGCCGAGACCATGGGACGGCTGGCGATGCCGAACCTGATCGTGCAAGCGGCGTCGCCCTCGATCGGGGCGCTGCTTCTGGAAGGTGTGGGCGCCGATGGCACGCTTGCCGCGCTCACCGCGGCCTCCGCCGTCACCGTGGCGCTGTCGCTGGCCCTGCTGCCCGCCGTCTATGGGCGCGCCTTCGCCCGCGGCTGA
- a CDS encoding transglycosylase SLT domain-containing protein: MLGSLLPRSRPPFASLRTSGLASVIALALAAATLSACGTSEGPNRQDAGRAIPVNALDPWGEYVREASARFDVPEPWIRAVIEVESGGNTHVNGNPIVSRAGAMGLMQLMPDTWNYLRRRHGLGDDPHNPRDNILAGTAYLREMYDRFGAPGNFAAYNAGPRRMDEYAASGKPLPAETRNYIALIWPAVQGSQPRQLAPSENIRAVAIERPASGDRARRVQMAALAGGAYADMPVVAAAPRPSVSRIELASAPSAPPTASSPVIEAASPAVGGYQTAQVSTLPMPPTASRPVISAQEATRTAPARPLAPQGSQPAPAVPSVVLAARGGENWGVQVGAFRTRDQANQATRKATTLASALKGAKPSASEVVTNAGTLYRARLIGLDAQAAQEACKQISARGNDCRVLPPNQV; this comes from the coding sequence ATGCTGGGTTCCCTCTTGCCACGCTCCCGCCCCCCGTTCGCATCCCTGCGCACCTCCGGCCTTGCATCGGTGATCGCCCTGGCCCTCGCGGCGGCGACCTTGTCCGCCTGCGGAACCAGCGAAGGTCCCAACCGGCAGGATGCCGGTCGCGCCATTCCGGTCAATGCGCTGGACCCCTGGGGCGAATACGTCCGCGAAGCCTCGGCCCGCTTCGATGTGCCGGAGCCCTGGATCCGCGCGGTGATCGAGGTGGAGTCCGGCGGCAACACCCATGTGAACGGCAACCCGATCGTCAGCCGCGCGGGTGCCATGGGTCTGATGCAGTTGATGCCGGACACCTGGAACTACCTGCGCCGTCGGCACGGGCTGGGCGACGATCCGCACAACCCGCGGGACAATATCCTGGCCGGCACCGCCTATCTGCGCGAGATGTACGACCGCTTCGGCGCCCCCGGCAATTTCGCGGCCTACAACGCCGGCCCGCGGCGGATGGACGAGTATGCCGCCTCCGGCAAACCGCTGCCGGCGGAAACACGCAACTACATCGCCCTGATCTGGCCCGCCGTCCAAGGCAGCCAGCCGAGGCAATTGGCACCGTCGGAAAACATCCGCGCCGTTGCCATCGAGCGGCCGGCGAGCGGCGACCGCGCCCGGCGCGTGCAGATGGCCGCCCTGGCCGGTGGGGCCTATGCCGACATGCCCGTGGTCGCGGCCGCTCCGCGCCCCTCGGTCAGCCGGATCGAACTGGCCTCGGCGCCGTCCGCCCCGCCCACGGCCTCCTCGCCGGTCATCGAGGCGGCGTCGCCGGCCGTCGGCGGCTACCAGACCGCCCAGGTTTCAACCCTGCCCATGCCGCCCACGGCATCGCGCCCGGTGATCAGCGCCCAGGAAGCCACGCGGACCGCACCGGCCCGTCCGCTCGCCCCCCAAGGGTCGCAGCCGGCGCCCGCGGTTCCGTCGGTGGTCCTCGCCGCACGCGGGGGCGAGAACTGGGGTGTCCAGGTCGGCGCCTTCCGGACACGCGACCAGGCGAACCAAGCCACCCGGAAGGCGACAACCCTGGCCAGCGCACTCAAGGGCGCCAAGCCATCCGCCTCCGAGGTGGTGACCAACGCCGGCACGCTTTACCGCGCCCGTCTGATCGGCCTGGACGCCCAGGCGGCCCAGGAAGCCTGCAAGCAGATCTCCGCCCGCGGCAACGACTGCCGCGTGCTGCCGCCCAACCAGGTCTGA
- a CDS encoding GNAT family protein, which yields MIRLLGVGLMQPPAIRLDGERVYLRSPRGRDWQAWADLRGESRAFLEPWEPTWPADALTRAAFARRLRRAAQEWRDDLGYGFLTFELATDRLVGGITISNVRRGVAQMGTVGYWAGERFTRRGFTSEACRLVLGFAFGQLGLHRMEAACLPNNEASITLLERVGFRREGHARGYLRIDGAWRDHLLYGITREEWPR from the coding sequence ATGATACGCCTGCTCGGCGTCGGGCTGATGCAGCCGCCCGCCATCCGGCTCGACGGCGAGCGGGTCTACCTGCGCTCGCCGCGTGGCCGCGATTGGCAGGCGTGGGCCGACCTGAGGGGGGAAAGCCGCGCGTTCCTGGAGCCGTGGGAGCCGACCTGGCCGGCCGATGCGCTGACCCGGGCGGCCTTCGCGCGCCGGCTGCGGCGGGCCGCGCAGGAATGGCGGGACGATCTGGGCTACGGGTTCCTGACCTTCGAGTTGGCGACCGACCGCCTGGTTGGCGGCATCACCATTTCGAACGTCCGGCGCGGCGTCGCCCAGATGGGCACCGTCGGGTACTGGGCGGGCGAGCGCTTCACCCGCCGCGGCTTCACCAGCGAGGCCTGCCGTCTGGTACTGGGCTTCGCGTTCGGGCAATTGGGCCTGCACCGGATGGAGGCCGCATGCCTTCCCAACAACGAGGCGAGCATCACCCTGCTTGAACGGGTCGGGTTCCGCCGGGAAGGGCATGCGCGCGGGTATCTGCGCATCGACGGTGCCTGGCGCGACCATCTCCTCTACGGGATCACCCGCGAGGAATGGCCGCGCTGA
- a CDS encoding acetolactate synthase large subunit — MNGAEALVRTFLANGVDTCFANPGTSEMHFVAALDRFDGMRCVLGLFEGVATGAADGYARMADRPACTLLHLAPGMANGLANIHNARKAGTPMVNVVGDHATHHLRYDAPLTADVEAAARPFSHWVRTAQSAATVAADAASAIAAALTPPGRIATLILPADTAWTEAGAQAGPAPLPPVPQRVRVPDAAVIEAARVLRSGEPVGLLIAGTALRAAGTALAGRIAKATGARLFAPTLEARIERGAGRVHVDRIPYAVDAAQAFLSGLRHLILLGAPPPVGFFAYPGKPSLMAPPGCATLALAGSDGDLVQALADLAEAVGAHNVPAPLEPSELPEAPRGDVPVTHESMGRTLCALMPEGAIVVDEAVSGGLALRTATRNARPHDWLQLTGGAIGDGLPMAVGAAIACPGRKVVNLQADGSAMYTVQALWTMARENLDVTTVLLNNRAYAILQGELANVGARNAGRKALDMMSLDRPDIDWAALARSMGVESHTARTQDDFARRFEAAMRGRGPKLIDVVL, encoded by the coding sequence ATGAACGGCGCCGAGGCCCTGGTCCGCACATTCCTGGCGAACGGGGTGGACACCTGCTTCGCCAATCCCGGCACGTCCGAGATGCACTTTGTCGCCGCACTGGACCGGTTCGACGGCATGCGCTGCGTGCTCGGCCTGTTCGAGGGGGTGGCGACCGGAGCGGCCGACGGCTACGCCCGCATGGCCGACAGGCCGGCCTGCACGCTGCTGCACCTTGCCCCCGGCATGGCGAACGGGCTTGCCAACATCCACAACGCCCGGAAGGCGGGCACGCCGATGGTGAACGTGGTGGGCGACCACGCCACCCACCACCTGCGGTACGACGCGCCGCTGACCGCCGACGTCGAGGCCGCGGCTCGGCCCTTCTCCCATTGGGTCCGCACGGCGCAGAGTGCCGCGACCGTGGCGGCGGATGCGGCATCCGCCATCGCGGCGGCCCTGACCCCGCCGGGCCGGATCGCCACATTGATCCTACCGGCGGACACCGCATGGACCGAAGCGGGGGCACAGGCCGGCCCCGCCCCGCTTCCCCCCGTGCCGCAACGGGTCCGGGTGCCGGACGCGGCGGTGATCGAGGCGGCGCGGGTGCTGCGCTCGGGCGAGCCGGTCGGGCTGCTGATCGCCGGGACGGCGTTGCGGGCCGCTGGAACGGCCCTGGCCGGCCGGATTGCCAAGGCGACGGGAGCCCGGCTGTTCGCGCCCACGTTGGAGGCACGGATCGAGCGTGGGGCCGGACGCGTCCACGTGGACCGGATCCCCTATGCGGTGGATGCCGCGCAAGCCTTCCTCTCCGGGCTCAGGCACCTGATCCTGCTGGGGGCGCCCCCACCCGTCGGCTTCTTCGCCTATCCCGGGAAACCCAGCCTGATGGCGCCCCCGGGCTGCGCCACGCTGGCGCTGGCCGGGTCCGACGGCGACCTGGTGCAGGCCCTGGCGGATCTGGCCGAGGCGGTGGGCGCCCACAATGTCCCGGCCCCGTTGGAACCCTCGGAGCTGCCGGAAGCGCCCCGCGGCGACGTGCCGGTGACGCACGAGAGCATGGGCCGCACGCTCTGTGCCCTCATGCCCGAAGGCGCCATCGTCGTGGACGAGGCCGTATCGGGTGGCTTGGCGCTGCGGACGGCGACCCGCAATGCCCGTCCGCACGACTGGCTGCAACTGACCGGCGGTGCCATCGGCGATGGCTTGCCCATGGCGGTGGGGGCCGCGATCGCCTGCCCCGGGCGCAAGGTGGTCAACCTGCAGGCCGACGGCAGCGCCATGTACACGGTGCAGGCGCTTTGGACCATGGCGCGCGAGAACCTGGACGTGACCACCGTCCTGCTCAACAACCGCGCCTACGCGATCCTTCAGGGCGAGCTGGCGAACGTCGGCGCCCGGAACGCCGGCCGCAAGGCCCTGGACATGATGAGCCTGGACCGGCCCGACATCGACTGGGCGGCGCTTGCCCGCTCGATGGGCGTGGAAAGCCACACCGCACGCACCCAGGACGACTTCGCCCGCCGGTTCGAGGCGGCGATGCGCGGCCGCGGCCCGAAGCTGATCGACGTGGTGCTGTAG
- a CDS encoding pitrilysin family protein has translation MTVRVTTLPSGLRVATDAMDTVETVSLGVWVGAGTRNEAPEVNGVAHLVEHMLFKGTARRSAFEISQTIEAVGGQLNAHTTREHTAYYAKVLREDAGLALDVIADMVQHSLLDPQELDRERTVILQELGQVDDTPDDIIFDRFAERAFPDQAVGRPVLGRPEIIANVPRDVVADYVRHSYTAPNTVVAAAGRIDHDWLVEQAGRLFTHLPGPNGPLPDQPARYAGGDVREDRDLEQLHLVLGFEGVGYHHPDDYAASVLSTLLGGGMSSRLFHEVREKRGLVYSIYSFVSPYADGGLFGIYAGCDPDQARELVPVVCAEVAKIADEMTEEEVLRAKAQLKAGMLMSLESTMSRAEQLGHQLLAFGRPIPTEEVLARIAAVDRATVAGAARAMLAKPPTVAAIGPLAGLESYERIAERLAP, from the coding sequence ATGACCGTACGCGTCACCACGCTGCCTTCGGGCCTGCGCGTTGCCACCGACGCGATGGACACGGTCGAAACCGTGTCGCTGGGCGTCTGGGTGGGGGCCGGGACCCGCAACGAGGCGCCGGAGGTGAACGGCGTCGCCCATCTGGTCGAGCACATGCTGTTCAAGGGCACGGCCCGGCGCAGCGCCTTCGAGATCAGCCAGACGATCGAGGCCGTGGGCGGTCAGCTGAACGCCCACACCACGCGCGAGCACACGGCCTATTACGCCAAGGTCCTGCGCGAGGACGCCGGCCTGGCCCTGGACGTGATCGCCGACATGGTCCAGCACAGCCTGCTCGATCCGCAGGAACTGGACCGCGAGCGGACGGTGATCCTGCAGGAACTCGGCCAGGTCGACGACACGCCCGACGACATCATCTTCGACCGCTTCGCCGAGCGGGCGTTTCCGGACCAGGCGGTCGGCCGCCCCGTCCTGGGCCGGCCGGAGATCATCGCCAACGTCCCGCGCGACGTGGTGGCGGATTATGTCCGGCACAGCTACACGGCACCGAACACGGTCGTGGCGGCCGCCGGCCGGATCGACCACGACTGGCTGGTGGAGCAGGCCGGCCGCCTGTTCACCCACCTGCCGGGGCCGAACGGTCCGTTGCCGGACCAGCCGGCGCGGTACGCCGGCGGGGATGTCCGCGAGGATCGGGACCTGGAACAGCTCCACCTCGTCCTGGGCTTCGAAGGGGTGGGCTACCATCATCCCGACGACTATGCGGCGTCGGTCCTGTCCACGCTCCTGGGCGGGGGCATGTCGTCCCGCCTGTTCCACGAGGTGCGGGAGAAGCGGGGGCTGGTCTACAGCATCTATTCCTTCGTCTCGCCCTATGCGGATGGCGGCTTGTTCGGCATCTACGCCGGCTGCGACCCCGACCAGGCACGCGAACTGGTGCCGGTCGTCTGCGCCGAGGTGGCGAAGATCGCGGACGAGATGACCGAGGAGGAGGTGCTCCGCGCCAAGGCCCAACTGAAGGCCGGCATGCTGATGTCGCTGGAAAGCACCATGTCCCGGGCCGAGCAGTTGGGCCACCAGTTGCTGGCATTCGGCCGCCCCATTCCGACCGAGGAGGTGCTGGCGCGCATCGCGGCCGTCGACCGTGCCACCGTCGCAGGCGCGGCCAGGGCGATGTTGGCCAAGCCACCGACGGTGGCCGCCATCGGCCCCCTGGCGGGGCTCGAATCCTACGAGCGCATTGCAGAGAGATTGGCGCCGTGA
- a CDS encoding peroxiredoxin, giving the protein MTIKVGDKIPSVTLKRLGPNGMEEVKTDELFAGKKVVMFAVPGAFTPTCSAKHLPGFVEKAEELKAKGVQEIVCMSVNDPFVMKAWADYGKVDGTVTMLPDGNGDLTRALGLEMDGTAYQLGKRSQRFALVAENGVVTMLNVEKPGTFEVSSADAVLKAL; this is encoded by the coding sequence ATGACCATCAAGGTTGGCGACAAGATCCCGTCCGTGACGTTGAAGCGGCTCGGCCCCAACGGCATGGAGGAGGTGAAGACCGACGAGCTGTTCGCCGGCAAGAAGGTGGTGATGTTCGCCGTTCCGGGGGCCTTCACCCCGACCTGCTCGGCCAAGCACCTGCCGGGCTTCGTCGAGAAGGCCGAAGAGCTCAAGGCCAAGGGCGTGCAGGAGATCGTCTGCATGTCCGTGAACGACCCGTTCGTCATGAAGGCCTGGGCCGACTACGGCAAGGTCGACGGGACGGTCACCATGCTGCCCGACGGCAATGGCGATCTGACCCGCGCGCTGGGTCTGGAGATGGACGGCACCGCCTACCAGCTCGGCAAGCGCAGCCAGCGTTTCGCCCTGGTGGCCGAGAACGGCGTGGTGACGATGCTGAACGTCGAAAAGCCCGGAACCTTCGAGGTGTCCTCGGCCGACGCCGTACTGAAGGCGCTCTGA
- a CDS encoding YqgE/AlgH family protein, whose product MRKMATEAQYLTGQLLIAMPQMSDPRFQRSVIYMCAHTDESAMGLVVNRLFGSITFNELLDQLGIENEGGAAGEQVHYGGPMESGRGFVLHSTDYVREGTLVIDDAFALTATVDILRAISEGTGPRHWLLCLGYASWGAGQLDGEIQRNDWLHCPADEALVFDKDLDTKWERSIAKIGVSLHLLSAEAGHA is encoded by the coding sequence ATGAGGAAAATGGCAACCGAGGCGCAGTACCTGACCGGCCAACTGCTGATCGCGATGCCGCAGATGAGCGATCCGCGGTTCCAACGGTCTGTCATCTACATGTGCGCGCACACCGACGAAAGCGCCATGGGTCTGGTGGTCAACAGGCTGTTCGGGTCGATCACCTTCAACGAACTGCTCGACCAGCTCGGCATCGAGAACGAGGGGGGAGCCGCGGGCGAACAGGTGCACTATGGCGGACCGATGGAGAGCGGGCGCGGCTTCGTCCTGCACTCCACGGATTACGTCCGCGAGGGCACGCTGGTGATCGACGACGCCTTCGCCCTGACCGCGACGGTGGACATTCTGAGGGCAATCTCCGAGGGCACCGGCCCGCGCCACTGGCTGCTGTGCCTCGGCTATGCGAGCTGGGGCGCAGGCCAGCTCGACGGCGAGATCCAGCGCAACGACTGGCTGCACTGCCCTGCCGACGAAGCCCTGGTGTTCGACAAGGATTTGGACACCAAGTGGGAACGGTCCATCGCCAAGATCGGCGTCAGCCTGCACCTTCTGTCCGCCGAAGCCGGCCACGCCTGA